The sequence GCTTCCAGGGCGATCTGCCGGCGCAGCTCTGGTTCCACGCCCGCATAGATCAGCGGCAACTCGACATTGTGCAGCGCATCGGATCGGGGTAGCAGGTTGAAGGTCTGAAACACGAAGCCGATTTCACGGTTGCGAATTTCGGCCAGTTGGTTGTCATCCATCTCGCTGACGGCAATCCCATTGAGTTCGTAGCGGCCCTGGCTCGGTGTGTCCAGGCAGCCGATGAGGTTCATCAGCGTGGATTTGCCCGAGCCGGACGGCCCCATGATGGCGATGTATTCGCCGCGCTTGATTTCCAGGGAAACGTCCCGTAGCGCATGGACGGTCTCCACCCCCATGGTGTAAAGGCGGGAAATGTTTTGGAGATGAATCAGCGTCATAACCCCGGCCCGGCGTCATTTTTCCTTGTCCCGCTCATCCTTAGTGCTGCCCATATCAAACACGGTGCCGCGCTTGATTTTGACACCATCCTCCAGCTCGCGGTTGATGGCTTTGTAGCCGCCCGAGATCACTTCCTGAT comes from Verrucomicrobiota bacterium and encodes:
- a CDS encoding ABC transporter ATP-binding protein, with amino-acid sequence MTLIHLQNISRLYTMGVETVHALRDVSLEIKRGEYIAIMGPSGSGKSTLMNLIGCLDTPSQGRYELNGIAVSEMDDNQLAEIRNREIGFVFQTFNLLPRSDALHNVELPLIYAGVEPELRRQIALEALANVGLADRVHHKPNELSGGQRQRVAIARALVNKPSLLLADEPTGNLDSKTGVEILALFEALSRKGNTIMVVTHEEEVARHAWRVVRIRDGLIASDERLRDLPATSQTPPTEAEI